The DNA segment ACCGGTAGGGAGCCGCCTGCATCTTGAGAGAATCATCAGTTCCAGAGAATTCGACACTTCTTAGTCAACTGTCGCGGCTGACCACCGAGGCGCAGGATCGGAAATATCGTCGTCTCGACCGTGAACCGTTGCGACGCGTCCTGCAGAGGATCAATGATGCCGATCGCACGGTGCCCGAGGCGATCCGACGCTCCCTGACACAGATCGAACAAGCGACACGGCTGGTGATCGAGACATGGCGGGAAGGGGGACGTCTGTTCTACGCCGGTGCCGGCACATCCGGTCGGCTGGGAGTTCTCGATGCGGCGGAACTGCCGCCGACATTCGGACTCGATCATCGTCGCGCGGTCGGCTTGATCGCCGGGGGGCACGGGACACTGATCCGTTCTCGCGAGGGAGTCGAGGATTCGGCGGCCGACGGCGCCCGTGCCGTGGGACGACACCGCCTCGGAGCCAAGGACTGCCTGATTGCCATCGCCGCCTCACGACGGACGCCGTACACGCTCGGTGCGCTGGCATCGGCCCGGAGACGCGGCGCGCGGACGATCTTCCTGGTCGCCAATCCCCGTCCGGTCGTCGTCGACGCGGAGGCCGCCGACGTTGTAATCGCGGTCGTGGTCGGTCCCGAGGTTGTCGCCGGATCGACACGCATGAAGGCCGGCACGGCGCAGAAGCTGGTGCTGAACATGATCACGACTGCGGCGATGGTGCAACTGGGCAAGACCTATCAGAACTGGATGGTCGATCTGAAGGCAACCTCCGCCAAACTGCGCGAGCGGAGCATCCGCATCCTCATGCTGACAACCGACCTCGACTATGAAGCGGCGCGACGCCTCTTGACCCGTGCCGCCGGCTCGGTGAAGCATGCCATTGTGATGAGAAGGATGGGAATCCCGATGCGTGAGGCGGATCGGCGACTGCGCGCGGCCGGGGGACACGTGTACCGCGCTCTCGGTGAGCGATGAGTCCGATGGTCGGCGGCGCTTCTTGACTTTGCCATTGGTGTACCGCCATGTTGGATCAGACCAGGGCTTTTCGGTAGCGACGGCGCGCCGAACCAGGCCCCACGACAACCCGGAGGACATGATGCCACATTGCCCAAGCTGCCATGCCGAATACCCCGACGGCCGCGTCGAATGCGTTGACTGCGGAGTCGCGTTGGTTGAGGATTGGGAAGAAGAGGAGCGCAACGATGAGGAGGGCGATGGCGAGTCGCGCTATGTCCTCCTGCGCAACTACCCGACCCGCGTTCATGCCGAGATGGTTCAGGAGGCGCTGACACAGGAAGGGATTCCCGCGATCATCAAGTCCGACGAGTTGTATGGGATCGCCACAGGTATCGGCAGTGCCGGGCAACCCAGGATCAGCATTTGGGTCCCGGAGGACCAGAAGGACGAAGCCAAAGAGATCGCCGACGGGACACTGGACCCGTTGTAGGAGCCGCTGACCGGATGGGATTCCATCGGGCACATCAGACCCCTCGCTCCGCTCGGGGTGACACGAGGATTCCTCCCCTTGGAGGCAAGCGCGTCGTTCCGAGCGAAGCGAGGAACCTGCTTTCCCATCAACGAGCGTAGGTCAGCCCATTCCCTTGAAGGTCGCAAGCCATGCTCCGCTCCCACCCCGCTTGTCTTCTGGTGACGAGGGCACTGCCGGTCATCGTTGCCTGTGGGATCATTCTCCCCAGTACCCATGTATCGATCTGCGCCGCGACACTGGCCGAGCGGCTGGAGAAGGCGAAAGTCATTCGCGAGTTCAAGACCGGGGGGGCGCATGTATGGCAACTTGCGGTGGCCAAGGACATTGTGGCGTTCGTGCTGTGGCGGAATGACAGTTCGGCCGTGGAGGCATTCGATCCGACCGGTGCGCTCCGGTTCCGGTTTGCGTTGCCAGACAGCACTGAGGGTCCTCGCCTGTGCGGCGTTGACCTGAGTGAAGACGGAGCGACTGTAATTGTCACGGAATGCGGTGACGAGTACTTTGAGCACCGCGTCTTCGATGTCGCTGGCAAACTGTGTTTTGCGTTGGGCACGGCGGCGTATCTGGTCCCCTCCCCGCAGGGGCAGTACTTTAGCAAGCAGTATAACGAGATTACTGCCGCGCTACTGTCGATCTATGATCGCCAGGGGAAGGAAGTCCGGAAGTTGGAGGGTATGCTGTCGGGCTGGAATTGTGTCTTCGCCGACGACGAGCATCTGTTTATTGCCGACCCGGACTCGGCCTGGATCGTGGACGTTCAGACGGGGGCGACTCAAGCCAGCGCTCTCGGACTGGGGGGGTATCGTCGGGTCCCGACAATCAGAATGTCGCGATCGGACTCGGTCGCTGCGGTCTGCAACTACAACACGATTGTCATGTTGTCGACCACCGACCTCACCGAGCTGTGGCGGGATTCGTCTGATATGGACCTGTACACGCTGGCGATCGATGAGGGGGCCGATGTGTTGGCGATGCAATTCGCGGACTGGAGGGCGGGCTACGGCTTCTTCCGGC comes from the Candidatus Zixiibacteriota bacterium genome and includes:
- the murQ gene encoding N-acetylmuramic acid 6-phosphate etherase produces the protein MRESSVPENSTLLSQLSRLTTEAQDRKYRRLDREPLRRVLQRINDADRTVPEAIRRSLTQIEQATRLVIETWREGGRLFYAGAGTSGRLGVLDAAELPPTFGLDHRRAVGLIAGGHGTLIRSREGVEDSAADGARAVGRHRLGAKDCLIAIAASRRTPYTLGALASARRRGARTIFLVANPRPVVVDAEAADVVIAVVVGPEVVAGSTRMKAGTAQKLVLNMITTAAMVQLGKTYQNWMVDLKATSAKLRERSIRILMLTTDLDYEAARRLLTRAAGSVKHAIVMRRMGIPMREADRRLRAAGGHVYRALGER
- a CDS encoding DUF2007 domain-containing protein, which codes for MMPHCPSCHAEYPDGRVECVDCGVALVEDWEEEERNDEEGDGESRYVLLRNYPTRVHAEMVQEALTQEGIPAIIKSDELYGIATGIGSAGQPRISIWVPEDQKDEAKEIADGTLDPL